In one Mucilaginibacter sp. PAMB04168 genomic region, the following are encoded:
- a CDS encoding arginine deiminase family protein encodes MTSFAEQLKLNVNSEIGTLRALLIHSPDSGLGKVVPSKAQDWLFEDIVHLDTMRRNEYDYYVKLLLYFLDTNKIKGKLQGIDAPQAQRNFFKPDHSAFYASDKVIEIQTLLADILQDDVIREKLTASVCAIESCNYRLQQQLYNTPPIELAKIFISGSLHKDHMIFAPIPNLIFSRDIGITINNYILINKPAKKARSRETLLARYIFFNHPMFAAYRDNILEITEPIQNFLRPGKDQEEKTTLEGGDVMVVSKNHVIIGCSERTSLSGAYEAIKLLFDNKVVNKVTVLKIPHKRDYMHIDTVFTQVKRNVWVLLGSLAKADAAITASDPLSWFGDKKPKDKTEIVQFIYGKDKPRHFSCIEELLDDVSLNDLNSLERTRFIYSGNNNFPFDAREQWTDSCNLLALKEGVVLGYDRNDKTVEAFKDAGFSVVKVAELLQQFENGEQSPEGLQNTLILMPSSELSRARGGFHCMSLPLLRDDII; translated from the coding sequence ATGACATCATTCGCTGAACAGTTAAAATTAAACGTAAATTCTGAAATAGGCACCCTTAGAGCGCTCCTCATACACAGCCCGGATAGCGGCTTAGGTAAAGTTGTACCCTCAAAAGCGCAAGACTGGTTGTTTGAGGATATTGTGCATTTAGATACCATGCGCCGAAATGAGTATGACTATTATGTAAAACTGCTGCTTTACTTTTTAGACACCAACAAAATTAAAGGCAAATTACAAGGAATAGACGCACCACAGGCCCAACGCAACTTTTTCAAACCTGATCATTCGGCCTTTTATGCTTCTGATAAAGTTATCGAGATTCAAACCTTACTGGCCGACATTTTGCAAGATGATGTTATCCGCGAGAAGCTGACGGCATCGGTTTGTGCCATTGAAAGCTGCAATTACAGACTGCAGCAGCAGCTGTATAATACTCCACCTATTGAATTGGCTAAAATCTTCATTTCAGGCTCTCTGCATAAAGACCATATGATATTTGCGCCAATACCTAATCTGATCTTCTCTCGTGATATTGGCATAACCATTAATAATTATATCCTTATTAATAAGCCTGCTAAAAAAGCCCGCTCAAGGGAAACACTGCTTGCAAGGTATATCTTCTTTAATCACCCCATGTTTGCTGCTTACCGCGACAATATCTTGGAGATAACTGAACCTATACAAAACTTCTTACGCCCGGGCAAAGACCAGGAAGAAAAAACTACGCTTGAAGGCGGCGATGTAATGGTGGTAAGTAAAAACCATGTTATTATTGGCTGCAGCGAGCGTACGTCACTTAGCGGCGCATATGAAGCCATCAAATTGCTGTTTGATAATAAGGTGGTTAATAAAGTAACTGTATTGAAAATACCGCATAAGCGGGATTACATGCATATTGATACGGTTTTTACACAAGTAAAACGCAATGTTTGGGTTTTGTTAGGCTCGCTGGCTAAAGCAGATGCCGCTATTACCGCGTCTGATCCACTGAGTTGGTTTGGAGATAAAAAGCCGAAAGACAAGACCGAGATCGTACAATTTATATACGGAAAAGACAAGCCCCGGCATTTCAGCTGCATTGAGGAATTACTGGATGATGTTAGCCTGAATGATTTAAACAGTTTAGAACGCACCAGATTTATCTATTCGGGCAATAATAACTTCCCGTTTGATGCCCGTGAGCAGTGGACAGACTCGTGCAACCTGCTGGCTCTTAAAGAAGGTGTTGTTTTAGGATATGACCGCAACGATAAAACAGTTGAAGCTTTTAAAGATGCAGGTTTTAGCGTGGTAAAGGTTGCAGAACTTTTGCAGCAATTTGAAAACGGAGAACAATCTCCGGAGGGTTTGCAGAACACCTTAATTTTGATGCCATCATCAGAGCTATCGCGCGCAAGGGGTGGTTTTCATTGTATGAGTTTACCGTTGCTACGTGATGATATTATTTAG